One genomic window of Arachis hypogaea cultivar Tifrunner chromosome 8, arahy.Tifrunner.gnm2.J5K5, whole genome shotgun sequence includes the following:
- the LOC112707411 gene encoding probable hexosyltransferase MUCI70 isoform X1 — protein sequence MTGVPLALGLRSTSFNSLQQLQLQNGGVLTASPAATLPRRPSKALLHTPREKERMCLSICRQLGRGKVAMLLLVGLGFLVFVFGCFMIYSGGNISSEIEDTRSYTVTRYEIVKSDEVGDKSRDSNYSRVTSLTTRQQRKLKPPRALGPPSLSKSKGRKGYFPTLSHQCDHFAFPPPPPADRRRPGPRPCPVCYIPVEQAIASMPSSPSVSPVLHSLTYVQDEIPIQTFMQKNDDPTKTQPDGGSDFGGYPTLQERDAAFDIKEAMTVYCGFVKGSRPGRQTGFDFDEADLFELDQYHDVIVASAIFGNYDLIQQPRNISEEAKKNIPFYMFIDEETESFMKNASILGVSRRVGLWRIIVVRNIPYTDARRNGKVPKLLLHRIFPNVRYSIWIDGKLQLVVDPYQVLERFLWRPNATFAISRHYRRFDVFVEAEANKAAGKYENSSIDHQVQFYKYHDGLTHYSKDKLPITSDVPEGCVIIREHIPITNLFTCLWFNEVDRFTSRDQISFSTVRDKIMAKVDWSINMFLDCERRNFVIQGYHRDILEHMPPPVVRRNPPVVAIARNSNNNNNNNNNNNNNNNNNNRPQIKKNPRRGRDRKSGSRRHHKVGTVI from the exons ATGACGGGAGTGCCATTGGCATTGGGTCTACGGTCCACGAGCTTCAACTCGCTGCAGCAGCTGCAATTGCAAAACGGTGGCGTTTTGACGGCTTCGCCGGCTGCGACGCTCCCTCGTAGGCCTTCGAAGGCGCTCCTTCACACGCCGAGGGAGAAGGAGAGGATGTGCCTCTCGATTTGCCGGCAACTTGGGAGAGGGAAGGTGGCAATGCTGCTTTTGGTTGGTCTTGGATTCTTGGTTTTCGTTTTTGGTTGCTTTATGATTTACAGTG GTGGAAATATCTCTAGTGAAATTGAAGATACAAGATCTTATACCGTTACTAGGTATGAAATTGTAAAATCTGATGAAGTAGGAGATAAGTCACGAGATAGTAATTATTCTAGGGTGACCTCATTGACTACTAGGCAGCAACGCAAGTTAAAGCCACCACGAGCACTTGGGCCACCATCTTTGTCCAAGTCTAAAGGAAGAAAGGGATATTTTCCTACCTTGAGCCATCAATGTGACCATTTTGCATTCCCTCCTCCCCCTCCTGCTGATAGAAGACGACCTGGACCGCGTC CATGTCCTGTGTGTTATATACCAGTGGAACAAGCAATAGCTAGTATGCCGAGCTCCCCATCAGTGTCTCCTGTGCTTCACAGTTTGACTTATGTGCAAGATGAAATTCCAATTCAAACTTTTATGCAAAAAAATGATGATCCAACTAAAACTCAACCAGATGGTGGCTCCGATTTTGGTGGATATCCTACTCTGCAAGAAAGGGATGCTGCTTTTGATATAAAGGAGGCCATGACAGTGTATTGCGG ATTTGTCAAAGGAAGCAGACCTGGTCGCCAAACAGGATTTGACTTTGACGAGGCAGATCTATTCGAGTTGGATCAATACCATGACGTCATTGTTGCATCTGCCATATTTG GAAACTATGATCTCATACAGCAGCCGAGGAATATCAGTGAAGAAGCAAAGAAAAATATCCCTTTCTATATGTTTATTGATGAAGAAACAGAGTCCTTTATGAAGAATGCCAGTATTTTAGGTGTTAGTAGGAGGGTTGgattgtggagaatcattgttgtCCGTAATATTCCTTATACTGATGCTCGGCGAAACGGAAAG GTTCCTAAGCTTCTTCTGCACAGAATCTTCCCCAATGTCAGATATTCTATATGGATTGATGGAAAGCTTCAACTTGTGGTGGACCCGTACCAAGTCCTTGAAAG GTTCTTGTGGCGCCCAAACGCCACTTTCGCAATTTCAAGACACTATAGACGCTTTGATGTCTTTGTTGAAGCTGAGGCTAATAAAGCTGCTGGGAAATATGAAAATTCTTCCATTGATCATCAGGTTCAATTTTACAAATACCACGACGGACTAACCCATTATTCGAAGGATAAGCTTCCTATAACTAGTG ATGTTCCAGAAGGTTGTGTTATCATAAGAGAACACATTCCAATTACAAATCTATTTACCTGCTTATGGTTCAATGAGGTTGATCGCTTTACTTCCAGGGACCAGATAAGCTTTTCTACTGTCAGAGACAAAATCATGGCAAAAGTTGACTGGAGTATTAATATGTTCTTGGATTGCGAAAGGCGCAACTTTGTGATACAG GGTTACCACAGAGACATACTAGAGCACATGCCTCCACCAGTTGTAAGAAGAAATCCACCCGTTGTTGCCATTGCtagaaatagtaataataataataataataataataataataataataataacaacaacaataataggcCTCAGATTAAGAAGAACCCTAGGCGTGGCAGAGATAGGAAATCAGGTTCAAGGCGTCATCATAAAGTAGGCACCGTAATTTGA
- the LOC112707411 gene encoding probable hexosyltransferase MUCI70 isoform X2, whose product MTGVPLALGLRSTSFNSLQQLQLQNGGVLTASPAATLPRRPSKALLHTPREKERMCLSICRQLGRGKVAMLLLVGLGFLVFVFGCFMIYSGGNISSEIEDTRSYTVTRQQRKLKPPRALGPPSLSKSKGRKGYFPTLSHQCDHFAFPPPPPADRRRPGPRPCPVCYIPVEQAIASMPSSPSVSPVLHSLTYVQDEIPIQTFMQKNDDPTKTQPDGGSDFGGYPTLQERDAAFDIKEAMTVYCGFVKGSRPGRQTGFDFDEADLFELDQYHDVIVASAIFGNYDLIQQPRNISEEAKKNIPFYMFIDEETESFMKNASILGVSRRVGLWRIIVVRNIPYTDARRNGKVPKLLLHRIFPNVRYSIWIDGKLQLVVDPYQVLERFLWRPNATFAISRHYRRFDVFVEAEANKAAGKYENSSIDHQVQFYKYHDGLTHYSKDKLPITSDVPEGCVIIREHIPITNLFTCLWFNEVDRFTSRDQISFSTVRDKIMAKVDWSINMFLDCERRNFVIQGYHRDILEHMPPPVVRRNPPVVAIARNSNNNNNNNNNNNNNNNNNNRPQIKKNPRRGRDRKSGSRRHHKVGTVI is encoded by the exons ATGACGGGAGTGCCATTGGCATTGGGTCTACGGTCCACGAGCTTCAACTCGCTGCAGCAGCTGCAATTGCAAAACGGTGGCGTTTTGACGGCTTCGCCGGCTGCGACGCTCCCTCGTAGGCCTTCGAAGGCGCTCCTTCACACGCCGAGGGAGAAGGAGAGGATGTGCCTCTCGATTTGCCGGCAACTTGGGAGAGGGAAGGTGGCAATGCTGCTTTTGGTTGGTCTTGGATTCTTGGTTTTCGTTTTTGGTTGCTTTATGATTTACAGTG GTGGAAATATCTCTAGTGAAATTGAAGATACAAGATCTTATACCGTTACTAG GCAGCAACGCAAGTTAAAGCCACCACGAGCACTTGGGCCACCATCTTTGTCCAAGTCTAAAGGAAGAAAGGGATATTTTCCTACCTTGAGCCATCAATGTGACCATTTTGCATTCCCTCCTCCCCCTCCTGCTGATAGAAGACGACCTGGACCGCGTC CATGTCCTGTGTGTTATATACCAGTGGAACAAGCAATAGCTAGTATGCCGAGCTCCCCATCAGTGTCTCCTGTGCTTCACAGTTTGACTTATGTGCAAGATGAAATTCCAATTCAAACTTTTATGCAAAAAAATGATGATCCAACTAAAACTCAACCAGATGGTGGCTCCGATTTTGGTGGATATCCTACTCTGCAAGAAAGGGATGCTGCTTTTGATATAAAGGAGGCCATGACAGTGTATTGCGG ATTTGTCAAAGGAAGCAGACCTGGTCGCCAAACAGGATTTGACTTTGACGAGGCAGATCTATTCGAGTTGGATCAATACCATGACGTCATTGTTGCATCTGCCATATTTG GAAACTATGATCTCATACAGCAGCCGAGGAATATCAGTGAAGAAGCAAAGAAAAATATCCCTTTCTATATGTTTATTGATGAAGAAACAGAGTCCTTTATGAAGAATGCCAGTATTTTAGGTGTTAGTAGGAGGGTTGgattgtggagaatcattgttgtCCGTAATATTCCTTATACTGATGCTCGGCGAAACGGAAAG GTTCCTAAGCTTCTTCTGCACAGAATCTTCCCCAATGTCAGATATTCTATATGGATTGATGGAAAGCTTCAACTTGTGGTGGACCCGTACCAAGTCCTTGAAAG GTTCTTGTGGCGCCCAAACGCCACTTTCGCAATTTCAAGACACTATAGACGCTTTGATGTCTTTGTTGAAGCTGAGGCTAATAAAGCTGCTGGGAAATATGAAAATTCTTCCATTGATCATCAGGTTCAATTTTACAAATACCACGACGGACTAACCCATTATTCGAAGGATAAGCTTCCTATAACTAGTG ATGTTCCAGAAGGTTGTGTTATCATAAGAGAACACATTCCAATTACAAATCTATTTACCTGCTTATGGTTCAATGAGGTTGATCGCTTTACTTCCAGGGACCAGATAAGCTTTTCTACTGTCAGAGACAAAATCATGGCAAAAGTTGACTGGAGTATTAATATGTTCTTGGATTGCGAAAGGCGCAACTTTGTGATACAG GGTTACCACAGAGACATACTAGAGCACATGCCTCCACCAGTTGTAAGAAGAAATCCACCCGTTGTTGCCATTGCtagaaatagtaataataataataataataataataataataataataataacaacaacaataataggcCTCAGATTAAGAAGAACCCTAGGCGTGGCAGAGATAGGAAATCAGGTTCAAGGCGTCATCATAAAGTAGGCACCGTAATTTGA